The following are encoded in a window of Brevibacillus ruminantium genomic DNA:
- a CDS encoding response regulator transcription factor, whose product MKRILIIEDDPVIAEVQKDYLEASGFSADVAQSGDVGLQMALNHPYDLIILDLMLPHTDGYDICKQVRREKNIPILMVSAKKEEVDKIRGLGMGADDYVIKPFSVGELVARVKAHLARYDRLIGSDERKKDEINIRGIRVDKLSRKVFVNEKEVLFTTKEYDLLLFLLMNPNRVFSKDELFEKIWGLDSLGDIATVTVHISKLREKIEANPSKPQYIETIWGVGYRFNL is encoded by the coding sequence ATGAAAAGGATCTTAATCATTGAGGATGATCCCGTCATTGCAGAAGTGCAGAAGGATTATTTGGAGGCGAGCGGTTTTTCGGCTGACGTGGCACAGAGCGGCGATGTCGGGCTGCAAATGGCGCTGAATCACCCGTACGACCTGATTATTCTTGATCTGATGCTGCCGCATACGGACGGCTACGACATCTGCAAACAGGTGCGGCGGGAAAAAAATATCCCCATTTTGATGGTCTCGGCCAAAAAAGAAGAAGTGGATAAAATTCGCGGTTTGGGCATGGGGGCGGATGATTATGTGATCAAGCCTTTTAGCGTGGGGGAGCTTGTCGCCAGGGTCAAAGCCCATCTGGCCCGTTACGATCGATTAATCGGCAGCGACGAACGCAAAAAAGACGAGATCAACATCAGAGGGATTCGCGTTGACAAGCTTTCCCGAAAAGTGTTCGTGAATGAAAAAGAAGTCCTGTTTACCACCAAAGAATACGACCTCTTGCTGTTTTTGCTGATGAACCCCAACCGAGTGTTTAGCAAGGATGAGCTGTTCGAAAAAATTTGGGGACTCGATTCACTGGGCGATATTGCCACCGTGACCGTTCATATCAGCAAGCTTCGTGAGAAAATCGAGGCGAATCCGTCCAAGCCGCAGTATATTGAGACGATCTGGGGCGTCGGCTATCGGTTTAATCTGTAA
- a CDS encoding ABC transporter permease, with product MQLLYASTLNEAEKLLWQKKTKVVLLLSMLVPVISAMLLSRFQSNTGIAFGAGTAFPLLMLNLFTTVLLPLFLFMTVADMFAGEAASRALKNVLVRPISRVKIFTSKLLAMALFLFVQLAIIWVSSTLAGLFLDSSAVFSGFLESAGAYLAASLPLMAMGLFAVLLSLCWHSSVGAYASCMVVYLAAKLLPYLFPQAATWSFFSYTDWHMMWIGNAASFQTLFPVFVFLLSNCIMGYTAGWYLFERKQF from the coding sequence ATGCAGCTTCTGTACGCTAGTACGCTGAACGAGGCCGAGAAACTGCTTTGGCAGAAGAAAACGAAGGTGGTACTTCTTCTATCTATGCTAGTACCTGTCATTTCCGCGATGCTGCTTTCCCGGTTTCAAAGCAATACCGGGATCGCCTTCGGGGCGGGAACTGCATTTCCGCTTTTGATGCTGAATCTCTTTACCACGGTATTGCTGCCGCTGTTTTTGTTCATGACGGTTGCCGACATGTTTGCCGGAGAAGCAGCGTCTCGTGCGCTAAAAAATGTACTGGTGCGTCCAATCTCCCGGGTAAAAATCTTTACCTCCAAGCTTTTGGCCATGGCACTGTTTCTTTTCGTCCAATTGGCGATTATTTGGGTGAGCTCTACCTTGGCGGGGCTATTTTTGGACAGTTCGGCCGTCTTCTCCGGATTTTTGGAATCCGCAGGTGCTTATTTGGCTGCTTCCCTCCCGCTGATGGCGATGGGTCTGTTCGCTGTTCTTCTTTCTTTGTGCTGGCATAGCAGTGTAGGCGCCTATGCGTCGTGCATGGTTGTGTATCTGGCGGCAAAGCTGTTGCCCTATCTCTTTCCGCAAGCTGCGACCTGGTCGTTTTTCAGCTATACGGATTGGCATATGATGTGGATCGGAAATGCAGCTTCCTTCCAAACCCTGTTTCCCGTTTTCGTCTTCCTGCTTTCCAATTGTATAATGGGGTATACAGCAGGGTGGTACCTGTTTGAGAGAAAACAATTCTAA
- a CDS encoding sigma-70 family RNA polymerase sigma factor: MSVYQDTNQADQALRMTHEAVLEQMMRQYGDKIIQMVYLIVKDRSMAEDITQEVFLKAFRSLHTFRAESNMKTWLYRIAINESKKYLRSWSFRRIFSTFLKDGLPDREDDERVEQAVIGNWTKEQIAERVMAMSPRYRQVIVLHYYEDLRIKEIAQVMDVSEEVVRAKLSRARKQFRTLLEKEGLEWT; this comes from the coding sequence ATGAGCGTGTACCAAGATACCAATCAGGCGGATCAGGCGCTTCGCATGACCCATGAGGCTGTCTTGGAACAGATGATGAGACAGTACGGAGACAAAATCATTCAGATGGTCTATCTCATCGTCAAAGACCGCAGCATGGCAGAGGATATTACCCAAGAGGTTTTCCTGAAGGCATTTCGCAGCTTGCATACCTTTCGGGCGGAGAGCAACATGAAAACCTGGTTGTATCGGATTGCCATCAACGAGTCAAAAAAATACCTGCGTTCCTGGTCCTTTCGCCGCATCTTCTCGACCTTCCTCAAAGATGGACTCCCGGATCGCGAGGACGACGAGCGGGTAGAGCAAGCCGTAATCGGAAATTGGACCAAAGAACAAATTGCGGAGAGAGTCATGGCGATGTCACCGCGGTACAGGCAAGTGATTGTGCTTCATTACTATGAAGACTTGCGAATTAAAGAAATCGCGCAGGTGATGGATGTATCGGAAGAGGTAGTGCGGGCGAAGCTGTCACGGGCGCGCAAACAATTCAGGACACTGTTGGAAAAGGAGGGATTGGAATGGACGTAG
- a CDS encoding sensor histidine kinase yields MTIRVKLLLSYIGMILIPMIIFFPLSYLLSGFFLGDFQEGSESRQGTPQELGQDIKKLMEQRDELFAGLQFMARYEPERLTDRGFLEKADAEFKQLQSGFVVLKEDSVIYVSSFLEGVDWAAELQSGSKQRDKMNFHGREMDGHLAVNTYEFPFQDHRPGTIYLFTDTKSLFQTFKKVIPAFFLTFLIVIGLTNALLTYLISRSIIKPLYALKRATEHIKEGNLDYEVGLKRKDEIGELSAAFEEMRCRLKESIHLQLQYEENRKELISNISHDLKTPITGIKGCVEGVLDGIADTQEKQEKYMRMIYKKATEMDRLIDELFLFSKLDLKRLPFHFEQIDLVAYLTDFVEELRHDPRKQGISFYFSPGVNPSVYVLADREKLSRVMTNIVNNSVNYMQGESKEIRLGLRDSEKQVTVVIEDNGVGITSEALPHIFERFYRAEPSRQSKNGGSGLGLAIVKQIVEEHGGQVWAESKQGEGTRIFFTLPKTNGASGERI; encoded by the coding sequence ATGACGATCAGGGTAAAGCTGCTGTTGTCTTACATCGGCATGATTTTGATTCCGATGATCATATTTTTTCCGCTTTCTTATCTGCTCAGCGGATTCTTTCTGGGGGACTTTCAGGAAGGAAGCGAATCTCGTCAGGGGACACCTCAGGAGCTGGGACAGGACATCAAAAAGCTGATGGAGCAGAGAGACGAACTGTTTGCCGGCCTCCAGTTTATGGCCCGCTATGAGCCAGAACGATTGACCGACAGGGGGTTTTTGGAAAAGGCAGATGCGGAGTTCAAACAGCTTCAATCTGGATTTGTCGTGTTAAAAGAGGATAGCGTGATCTATGTCTCTTCTTTTCTGGAGGGGGTGGATTGGGCCGCCGAGCTTCAGTCAGGTTCGAAGCAACGAGACAAAATGAATTTTCACGGCAGAGAAATGGATGGACATCTGGCCGTCAATACCTACGAATTTCCGTTCCAGGATCATCGTCCGGGCACCATCTATCTGTTCACGGATACAAAATCGCTCTTTCAGACATTCAAAAAAGTGATTCCTGCCTTCTTTCTTACTTTTCTAATCGTGATTGGTTTAACCAATGCCTTGTTAACCTATTTGATTTCCCGCAGCATCATCAAGCCTTTATATGCATTGAAACGAGCGACAGAACACATCAAGGAAGGAAATCTCGATTACGAAGTAGGGCTAAAACGGAAGGATGAGATTGGCGAACTGAGTGCCGCCTTTGAAGAAATGCGCTGCCGTTTAAAAGAGTCGATCCATCTGCAGCTGCAGTACGAAGAGAATCGAAAAGAGCTGATCTCGAACATCTCCCATGATCTGAAAACCCCGATCACCGGTATCAAGGGATGTGTCGAAGGGGTGCTGGACGGCATTGCCGACACACAGGAAAAGCAGGAAAAATACATGCGTATGATTTATAAAAAAGCGACGGAAATGGACCGGTTGATCGATGAACTGTTTCTGTTTTCCAAGCTCGATTTGAAACGGCTGCCTTTTCACTTTGAACAGATTGATCTGGTCGCGTATTTGACCGACTTCGTCGAAGAGCTGCGGCATGATCCGCGAAAACAGGGAATCTCCTTTTACTTTTCCCCTGGCGTTAATCCATCCGTATACGTTCTGGCAGACCGCGAGAAGCTGAGCAGAGTCATGACGAACATCGTCAATAACAGTGTCAACTATATGCAAGGAGAAAGCAAAGAAATCCGGCTGGGGCTGCGAGATAGCGAAAAACAGGTTACCGTAGTCATCGAAGATAACGGGGTGGGCATCACGAGCGAAGCGCTGCCGCATATTTTTGAGCGGTTTTACCGGGCGGAACCATCCCGTCAGTCGAAGAACGGGGGCAGCGGTTTGGGACTCGCCATCGTGAAACAGATCGTGGAAGAGCATGGTGGACAGGTATGGGCGGAAAGCAAGCAGGGAGAAGGAACCCGTATCTTTTTTACCCTCCCAAAAACAAACGGGGCAAGTGGTGAGCGAATATGA
- a CDS encoding peptidase U32 family protein, with protein sequence MTNQKMAKKPELLAPAGNLEKLKFAVLYGADAVYIGGQQYGLRAKAGNFTFEDMQEGVAFAHERGAKVYVASNIMAHNEDFAGMAEYFQRLQQIGIDAVIIADPAIVDVCREAAPDLEVHISTQASITNWQAVQFWAEEGIPRVVLAREVSLQEIREIKQHVDIEIEAFVHGAMCISYSGRCVLSNHMTDRDANRGGCAQSCRWKYELYEEAEGGEQPLFAEGDDVFTMSSKDLCMLEHIPEMIEAGVDSLKIEGRMKSIHYVATVVNAYRQVIDAYWEKPDTFVFQPEWKEEIMKAANRPLTTGFYFHQPTEDDQIFGVPPKMTAYDFSGLVLAYDEETGIAKIEQRNHFTRGQEVEFIGPKREKFVQRIKEMWDEAGNPLEEARHAMQTVLLKVEKPVKPYDLMRTEKVRK encoded by the coding sequence ATGACGAATCAGAAGATGGCCAAAAAACCGGAATTGCTCGCTCCTGCCGGCAATCTGGAAAAGCTGAAGTTCGCCGTACTTTACGGTGCGGATGCCGTCTACATCGGCGGGCAGCAATACGGGCTGCGAGCAAAGGCGGGAAACTTCACCTTCGAAGATATGCAGGAGGGTGTAGCCTTTGCCCACGAACGGGGAGCGAAGGTGTATGTGGCGTCCAACATCATGGCGCATAACGAAGATTTTGCAGGGATGGCGGAGTATTTTCAGAGGCTGCAGCAAATTGGCATCGATGCGGTGATTATTGCCGATCCCGCTATCGTAGATGTGTGCCGGGAAGCAGCTCCCGATCTGGAGGTGCATATCAGTACACAGGCGTCCATCACCAACTGGCAAGCGGTGCAGTTCTGGGCGGAGGAAGGGATTCCCCGCGTCGTGCTGGCACGTGAGGTCTCGCTCCAGGAAATTCGGGAGATCAAACAGCATGTCGATATCGAGATCGAAGCGTTCGTACACGGCGCCATGTGCATATCGTATTCGGGCCGCTGCGTACTCTCCAACCATATGACGGATCGCGATGCCAATCGCGGCGGCTGTGCCCAATCCTGCCGCTGGAAGTATGAGCTGTACGAGGAAGCAGAGGGAGGCGAGCAGCCGTTGTTCGCTGAGGGGGATGACGTCTTTACGATGAGCTCCAAGGATTTATGCATGCTGGAGCATATCCCTGAGATGATCGAGGCGGGTGTGGACTCGCTGAAAATCGAGGGCAGAATGAAAAGCATCCATTACGTCGCCACCGTCGTCAATGCCTATCGGCAGGTGATTGACGCCTATTGGGAAAAACCGGATACGTTTGTCTTTCAACCGGAGTGGAAAGAAGAGATTATGAAGGCGGCCAATCGTCCGCTGACTACCGGCTTTTATTTTCACCAGCCAACGGAAGATGATCAGATTTTTGGCGTTCCTCCCAAAATGACAGCGTATGATTTTTCCGGGCTGGTGCTGGCGTACGATGAAGAGACAGGCATTGCCAAAATCGAGCAGCGCAACCACTTTACACGCGGCCAAGAGGTTGAATTTATCGGACCCAAACGGGAGAAGTTCGTCCAGCGGATCAAAGAGATGTGGGATGAAGCGGGAAATCCTTTGGAGGAAGCGCGTCACGCCATGCAAACCGTGTTGCTGAAGGTGGAGAAACCGGTGAAGCCTTATGATTTGATGCGGACGGAGAAAGTACGAAAGTAA
- a CDS encoding peptidase U32 family protein has protein sequence MNFHKPELVVSAGSIEEAEKLFAAGADSVNVGTAQYSLRMPGDFSLPMIGEVSRIAHAQGKKIYVSINSLLHHEELGSLEGYMQQLAQYEVDAIVFGDPAVLMTARKAAPSLKLHWNTETTSTNFRTVNFWAKRGASSALLARELSMQEVIGIKEQSQIPIQVQVHGMTCIFHSKRSLVSNYLHLQESGESDDREKEMFLKENSRGGQHYPIFEDRNGTHVMSHEDICMLEHLGTLVQSGINSLYVETLGKPLSYNCRVVSIYREAIDLLSENPEAAQDPAWMEELQAIQPAGRPLGTGFYFRGQVY, from the coding sequence ATGAATTTCCATAAACCGGAGTTAGTTGTCTCCGCAGGAAGCATAGAAGAAGCCGAGAAGCTGTTCGCGGCCGGGGCAGATAGCGTGAACGTCGGGACTGCTCAGTATTCTTTGCGCATGCCAGGGGATTTTTCACTGCCGATGATCGGGGAGGTTTCCCGTATCGCTCATGCGCAGGGGAAAAAGATATACGTTTCTATCAATTCGCTGCTCCATCACGAGGAGCTTGGCAGCCTGGAGGGGTACATGCAGCAGCTCGCGCAGTACGAGGTGGACGCCATCGTCTTTGGCGATCCAGCCGTGCTGATGACGGCAAGAAAAGCAGCTCCTTCGCTGAAGCTGCACTGGAATACAGAAACCACATCAACAAACTTTCGGACCGTGAATTTCTGGGCAAAGCGAGGGGCGAGCAGCGCTCTGCTGGCGCGCGAACTCTCGATGCAGGAGGTGATCGGCATTAAAGAGCAAAGTCAGATTCCGATTCAGGTGCAGGTTCACGGTATGACCTGCATTTTTCATTCGAAGCGCTCCTTGGTCAGCAATTACCTGCATCTGCAGGAGAGCGGAGAGAGCGATGACAGGGAAAAGGAGATGTTCCTGAAGGAAAATTCGCGGGGCGGGCAGCACTACCCGATCTTCGAGGACAGGAACGGCACCCATGTAATGAGCCACGAGGATATCTGCATGCTGGAGCACCTCGGGACGCTCGTCCAAAGCGGGATCAATTCATTGTATGTGGAAACGCTGGGCAAGCCGCTCTCGTACAATTGCCGCGTGGTGTCCATCTATCGTGAGGCCATCGATCTGCTTTCAGAAAATCCGGAGGCCGCGCAAGATCCGGCATGGATGGAAGAGCTGCAAGCGATTCAGCCGGCAGGTCGTCCGCTGGGGACAGGCTTTTATTTTCGGGGGCAGGTTTACTAG
- a CDS encoding ABC transporter ATP-binding protein yields MKRPGSICACYPAIHLEKAEGRIAVETLVKVQGLTKQYRNGRGVRDVSFEVARGDIFGLFGPNGAGKTTLLKMMTGLCRADRGSAILFGYELTSEFEKAMAQVGCMIQTADAYPYLSALDHLKLAARLYPEQPKARIQEVLDAVGLGAYRHEKVKGFSTGMKQRLALAEALLSAPQLVILDEPTNGLDIEGVVEFRELILQLAREKGVTFVISSHLIDEMERICNRIGILNNGRLISQGNVDELLNSQVTLEQFYLSQIQNRKEKTAHAASVR; encoded by the coding sequence ATGAAACGGCCGGGTAGCATCTGTGCATGCTATCCGGCCATCCATCTCGAAAAAGCGGAGGGGAGAATTGCTGTGGAAACCCTAGTCAAAGTGCAGGGACTGACCAAACAGTATCGAAATGGCCGGGGAGTACGGGATGTCAGCTTTGAAGTCGCCAGAGGGGACATCTTTGGATTATTCGGCCCAAATGGAGCGGGCAAGACTACGCTGCTCAAAATGATGACCGGCTTATGCCGAGCGGATCGCGGAAGTGCTATTCTGTTTGGCTATGAGCTGACGAGTGAATTTGAAAAAGCGATGGCGCAGGTCGGCTGCATGATCCAGACGGCTGATGCCTACCCGTACCTGAGCGCACTGGATCATCTGAAGCTGGCAGCCAGGCTCTATCCGGAGCAGCCGAAGGCGAGAATCCAGGAAGTTCTCGATGCGGTCGGCTTGGGTGCGTACCGTCATGAAAAGGTAAAGGGCTTTTCGACGGGGATGAAGCAACGGCTGGCGCTTGCGGAAGCGCTTTTGTCCGCTCCGCAGCTTGTCATTTTAGATGAGCCGACGAACGGCCTGGATATCGAGGGAGTGGTTGAGTTTCGCGAACTGATTCTGCAGCTTGCTCGGGAAAAAGGGGTGACTTTTGTCATCTCTAGCCATTTGATCGACGAAATGGAGCGAATCTGCAACCGGATCGGGATTCTGAACAATGGCAGGCTCATCAGCCAGGGAAATGTTGACGAACTGTTGAACAGCCAGGTGACGCTGGAGCAATTTTACCTGTCCCAAATCCAAAACAGGAAGGAGAAAACTGCGCATGCAGCTTCTGTACGCTAG
- a CDS encoding YcdB/YcdC domain-containing protein, which produces MKTFSQGMLVLLAASMVAATPIGASSTNVSASAKAESNASAQIDPQLMEKIEKGLEKANRLLPYLKDYPILEVKLDEKEALLIVTKYQSQEKKIPNVSFTFDQQTGDPLTFRHVKGTGGFQSTYPPEKAKEAAVAFMKAWYGEDMGGYQVNETVDMGKTSVIFHKMVNGIPFRNDTVILTVDSDGYMHSKAVDGNRRKVVLSKEPNITFDDPKEALPKEQVEKTFAAHMKLVYARETDGKTIRLLYRPTSGDIDARTGKARSDSGGSQSQMVKIQPKGLQPAVKTKEEAASFLAAKTGFDFTKGRVAFQEVEEGKETNYLWQTETGIIGSLYADKQTGKITRYQVLDGRQKNGADKKLNAEQALKIAVAELSEYLPLDIKEVMRLGAEHYSQYDESKLLHTFQFSLTHGGIPVEDTMLLADVDAVTGKVLQLDWRLQDMDSQLSSLPDPKKAISPEAAAQKYLKKYPLQLNYTLDEGTEEKATRLVYAMTDMDYEVDAITGELYRYGEEE; this is translated from the coding sequence ATGAAAACATTTTCACAAGGCATGTTGGTACTGCTCGCTGCCAGTATGGTGGCGGCGACCCCGATTGGCGCGAGTTCAACGAATGTCTCTGCTTCGGCAAAAGCAGAAAGCAATGCGTCGGCACAGATCGACCCTCAACTGATGGAGAAAATTGAAAAAGGGTTGGAAAAGGCCAATCGCTTGCTTCCTTATCTGAAGGATTACCCCATCCTGGAAGTAAAGCTGGATGAGAAAGAGGCATTGCTTATCGTAACAAAGTACCAGTCTCAGGAGAAGAAGATCCCAAACGTCTCTTTCACCTTTGATCAGCAGACAGGAGACCCCCTTACCTTTCGCCATGTAAAAGGGACTGGAGGTTTCCAATCTACGTATCCGCCCGAAAAAGCCAAGGAAGCAGCCGTTGCCTTCATGAAAGCGTGGTACGGGGAGGATATGGGCGGCTATCAGGTGAATGAGACAGTGGATATGGGCAAAACCTCTGTTATATTCCATAAAATGGTAAACGGCATTCCTTTTCGCAATGATACGGTCATTCTTACGGTGGACAGTGACGGCTACATGCACTCAAAGGCAGTGGATGGCAACCGAAGAAAAGTGGTCCTCAGCAAGGAGCCGAACATCACGTTTGACGATCCGAAAGAAGCCTTGCCCAAGGAGCAGGTGGAAAAGACGTTTGCTGCCCACATGAAGCTCGTATACGCACGTGAGACAGATGGAAAAACCATCAGACTTCTCTATCGGCCGACGTCAGGAGACATCGATGCGCGTACGGGAAAAGCTCGTTCGGATTCCGGCGGCAGTCAGAGCCAGATGGTGAAAATCCAGCCAAAGGGCTTACAGCCGGCTGTGAAAACAAAAGAGGAGGCCGCTTCATTTCTCGCTGCCAAAACCGGCTTTGACTTTACGAAAGGACGCGTGGCGTTCCAGGAAGTGGAGGAGGGGAAAGAGACGAATTATCTCTGGCAGACAGAGACGGGGATCATCGGCTCCTTGTATGCGGACAAACAAACAGGAAAAATCACGCGGTATCAAGTACTGGACGGCCGGCAGAAAAACGGGGCAGACAAGAAGCTGAACGCCGAGCAGGCATTGAAAATCGCTGTGGCAGAGCTGTCGGAATATTTGCCTTTGGATATCAAAGAGGTGATGAGACTGGGAGCCGAACATTATTCTCAATACGATGAAAGCAAGCTGCTCCACACCTTTCAGTTCAGCTTGACTCATGGCGGGATTCCGGTTGAAGACACGATGCTGCTGGCCGATGTCGACGCGGTGACCGGAAAAGTTCTTCAGCTCGACTGGAGGCTCCAGGATATGGACTCGCAGCTGTCGTCGCTTCCTGACCCCAAGAAAGCGATCTCACCGGAAGCAGCGGCCCAAAAATACCTCAAAAAATATCCGCTCCAGCTCAATTATACCTTGGACGAGGGAACCGAGGAGAAGGCCACCAGGCTGGTTTATGCAATGACCGATATGGATTACGAGGTGGATGCGATCACCGGTGAGCTGTACCGCTATGGAGAGGAAGAGTAG
- a CDS encoding peptidase has product MDVDKELREAVQNSSRKVVQDVTFTPELEKRIYDQLATRRKKSSRIYMFGTIAACLALALGVWTGMPAEFKEGWQQSASILSEQKAKAMVQKALQPLQTAIPELSSYQLEIKDTASGTIQAVLRKSDREFAKVAINRTSQDVEVFKWTTGETDLQAPSEEMAKEKATAFLRTFLGEKSEQYRQVAAREIYRPQNGYLELDVNGMYVAFKQTGNGKGATSSDLSVWVDGSGRIVSYGYINQDEQALLAKLEKALPEWKADYVLANKDASSSGHALTLAGADKKGHTALVSVGRDGHTLLSYQVGRMGDQVDPPEWAPKSLALEKANQFLQQILEKDWKNYRETGNTDIPRYRRYHDGLPVLEDHLYVAVDREGRVLGYGKSVDQIDLARLPDPSKALPLQDAKQAVAENMKLRYIENVVFKRDPVTREPVEAGPLLEYTPAVAYLQMGDTRSLYWYIDAETGKIRYGLGNNGMEYDQLSTHEPIRMGTGKPDQPAVKTKEEAARLLTDEWGVHLQGLKLHEYDREDGRKQKVYKWETKDQKRLEVVTDGQTGRVIQVEIPRTDTQITVSQQDAFQEAIRVLKTYTDPGVEEVQLSQVIEPGQSTPVSSGDWQFEFIKSHEGVPVLEQNANEAYIVTVDPSTGKANGFLNRTDMTAAVALPDKKRAISVEQAAQAYLNIMPLQLAYTLKGVEGEKLVEPKLIYVPMNEEYAERIIHLDAITGKAVIR; this is encoded by the coding sequence ATGGACGTAGACAAAGAGCTTCGCGAAGCGGTCCAAAATTCCAGCCGTAAAGTGGTACAGGATGTGACATTCACGCCCGAATTGGAGAAACGAATTTACGATCAGTTGGCAACCAGGCGAAAAAAGTCTAGCCGGATATACATGTTTGGAACGATTGCAGCTTGCCTGGCGCTTGCCCTCGGTGTGTGGACCGGGATGCCTGCGGAGTTTAAGGAGGGCTGGCAGCAATCGGCCTCCATTCTATCGGAACAAAAAGCCAAGGCAATGGTGCAAAAGGCATTGCAGCCGCTCCAAACAGCAATCCCAGAGCTCAGCAGCTATCAGCTGGAAATAAAGGACACAGCCTCAGGGACGATTCAAGCCGTACTGAGAAAAAGCGACCGTGAGTTTGCCAAAGTGGCGATTAATCGGACCAGTCAGGATGTGGAAGTTTTTAAATGGACGACGGGCGAAACGGACCTGCAAGCGCCGTCGGAAGAGATGGCAAAAGAGAAAGCAACTGCGTTTCTCCGCACATTCCTCGGAGAGAAAAGCGAGCAGTACCGACAGGTGGCCGCGAGGGAAATTTATCGCCCCCAGAATGGCTACCTGGAGCTGGATGTGAACGGCATGTATGTCGCCTTTAAACAGACGGGGAACGGAAAAGGGGCCACGTCTTCCGATCTCTCGGTATGGGTAGACGGTTCCGGCCGCATCGTATCCTACGGTTATATCAACCAGGACGAGCAAGCACTCCTGGCCAAACTGGAGAAAGCACTTCCTGAATGGAAAGCTGATTATGTGCTGGCAAACAAAGATGCCTCATCTTCCGGCCATGCGCTGACATTGGCGGGAGCAGACAAAAAAGGGCATACCGCCCTGGTCAGTGTGGGGAGAGACGGTCATACACTGCTTTCCTACCAGGTTGGGAGAATGGGTGATCAGGTCGATCCGCCGGAATGGGCGCCAAAATCGCTCGCGCTCGAAAAAGCCAATCAGTTTTTACAGCAGATCCTGGAGAAAGACTGGAAAAACTATCGCGAAACGGGTAATACCGATATCCCTCGGTACAGGCGCTATCATGATGGTCTTCCGGTGTTGGAGGATCATCTGTACGTAGCTGTCGACAGGGAGGGGCGTGTATTGGGCTACGGGAAGTCGGTGGATCAGATCGATCTGGCGCGTCTGCCCGACCCGTCAAAGGCGTTGCCCTTGCAAGACGCCAAACAGGCTGTAGCCGAGAACATGAAGCTGCGCTATATCGAAAACGTCGTCTTCAAGCGGGACCCGGTTACCCGCGAGCCGGTCGAGGCCGGTCCGTTGCTGGAATACACACCCGCCGTTGCTTATCTGCAGATGGGAGATACTCGCTCACTCTACTGGTATATTGATGCGGAGACAGGAAAAATCAGATACGGACTGGGGAACAACGGGATGGAGTATGATCAACTCTCCACGCACGAACCAATCCGTATGGGGACAGGAAAGCCTGATCAACCCGCTGTCAAAACGAAGGAAGAAGCCGCCAGATTGCTGACAGATGAATGGGGCGTCCATCTTCAGGGATTGAAACTGCATGAATATGACCGAGAAGACGGTAGAAAACAGAAAGTATACAAATGGGAGACAAAAGATCAGAAGCGATTGGAAGTCGTCACGGATGGACAGACAGGGCGTGTCATTCAGGTGGAAATTCCGCGAACAGACACTCAGATCACGGTCTCACAGCAGGATGCCTTCCAGGAAGCGATTCGTGTCCTCAAAACGTATACAGACCCCGGTGTAGAAGAAGTACAGCTCAGTCAGGTGATAGAGCCGGGCCAGTCTACTCCCGTCTCTTCCGGCGACTGGCAGTTTGAATTCATCAAGAGTCATGAGGGCGTACCTGTTCTTGAGCAAAATGCGAACGAAGCGTATATTGTCACGGTCGACCCGTCAACAGGAAAAGCGAATGGATTCTTGAACAGAACCGATATGACCGCTGCAGTGGCGCTCCCTGACAAGAAGCGGGCAATTTCTGTCGAGCAGGCTGCTCAAGCCTACCTGAACATCATGCCGCTTCAACTGGCCTATACCCTGAAGGGGGTAGAGGGAGAGAAGCTGGTGGAGCCCAAGCTGATTTATGTGCCGATGAACGAGGAATATGCCGAACGCATCATCCATCTGGATGCTATCACCGGTAAAGCAGTCATCCGGTAA